One Cellulomonas soli DNA window includes the following coding sequences:
- a CDS encoding RDD family protein — protein sequence MTSQPQQRCAACGLPLDPGAVFCAECGARAALDPPRAAETRDDGPARTAPGGARPPQPPTWTPPPEPGPQGRRAEPAQSGPFPVAPGAVAPVGRRVLAFLLDSVLLAVVVWGASLVVGLTMPAPSTDAPVSPVAAIPSVLALVVLIGQWVAEATTGATVGSAVMGIRTVSARTGRPAGLLAILLRGLVVGAGALVCFVGQWAVVASGAWDRGPSLRGWHDKAAGTLVLQAHALVAGTPPRAPRQSRSVPAEAGGVPVVAAGEQGAVTAVPASFAPARDVPVLTFPSQPAPRRHTDVAGDPAVSVGGPTPQVPPVDPRTAGPDVSSAAEPQAPAASVAPAVEPQGAAATVPSAAPPAPIARVPFESMPGPGRALVEPVAPAPDGPAPTRRARRAATGPTPLVDVPWATARPPATGAVPVVADAPPPASSAADAAPPEQAVAPAPAVPSAPAAPSAPPVPSPVTAPTAAIAGPPPGGEDPAPRGQVHAPAFDAFAELELTRLRQLDEVTELRLVLDTGERVDVVGDGLIGRRPDPQPGIVHVVCVDDPARSVSKVHLAFGLDGSGPGMLWVTDRGSTNGSVVVSPSGAESALPPGARAVVGVGWTVRFGERRLTVERV from the coding sequence GTGACGTCACAACCGCAGCAACGGTGCGCGGCCTGCGGGCTGCCGCTGGACCCGGGCGCCGTGTTCTGCGCCGAGTGCGGGGCGCGGGCCGCGCTCGACCCGCCGCGTGCTGCCGAGACGCGCGACGACGGGCCCGCCCGGACAGCGCCCGGGGGCGCCCGGCCGCCACAACCGCCGACCTGGACACCCCCGCCGGAGCCCGGCCCGCAGGGCCGGCGCGCCGAGCCGGCGCAGTCCGGCCCGTTCCCGGTGGCACCCGGCGCCGTGGCACCCGTCGGGCGGCGGGTCCTGGCGTTCCTGCTCGACAGCGTCCTGCTGGCCGTCGTCGTCTGGGGCGCATCGCTCGTGGTGGGGCTGACGATGCCCGCGCCCTCCACCGATGCACCCGTCTCGCCCGTCGCTGCGATCCCGTCGGTGCTCGCGCTCGTCGTGCTGATCGGCCAGTGGGTCGCCGAGGCGACGACGGGCGCCACGGTCGGGTCCGCCGTGATGGGCATCCGCACGGTGTCCGCGCGCACCGGTCGGCCTGCCGGCCTGCTCGCGATCCTGCTGCGGGGCCTCGTCGTCGGTGCGGGGGCGCTGGTGTGCTTCGTCGGGCAGTGGGCCGTGGTGGCCTCCGGCGCCTGGGACCGTGGCCCGTCCCTGCGCGGCTGGCACGACAAGGCGGCCGGCACGCTCGTCCTGCAGGCGCACGCGCTCGTCGCCGGCACACCTCCGCGGGCGCCCCGGCAGAGCCGTTCCGTGCCCGCGGAAGCGGGCGGCGTGCCCGTCGTGGCCGCGGGGGAGCAGGGTGCCGTCACGGCGGTCCCGGCCTCGTTCGCGCCGGCGCGGGACGTGCCCGTCCTCACCTTCCCCTCGCAGCCGGCTCCGCGACGGCACACCGACGTGGCCGGCGATCCGGCCGTCTCGGTCGGTGGGCCGACGCCCCAGGTGCCCCCTGTCGACCCGCGCACCGCCGGGCCCGACGTGTCGTCGGCCGCCGAGCCGCAGGCTCCCGCAGCGTCCGTGGCGCCGGCCGTCGAGCCTCAGGGTGCCGCGGCGACCGTGCCCTCCGCCGCCCCGCCGGCACCGATCGCCCGTGTGCCGTTCGAGAGCATGCCCGGGCCCGGGCGTGCTCTCGTCGAGCCGGTCGCCCCTGCCCCGGACGGACCCGCCCCGACCCGACGGGCGCGCCGGGCCGCGACCGGGCCGACGCCGCTCGTCGACGTGCCGTGGGCGACCGCGCGGCCGCCCGCGACCGGTGCGGTGCCGGTCGTCGCCGATGCGCCGCCGCCCGCGTCGTCTGCGGCGGACGCGGCGCCCCCGGAGCAAGCCGTGGCCCCAGCGCCCGCTGTGCCCTCAGCACCCGCTGCGCCGTCAGCGCCACCCGTGCCGTCGCCGGTCACCGCCCCGACCGCCGCCATCGCAGGTCCTCCGCCGGGTGGCGAGGACCCCGCACCGCGCGGTCAGGTCCATGCGCCGGCGTTCGACGCGTTCGCCGAGCTCGAGCTCACGCGGTTGCGCCAGCTCGACGAGGTGACCGAGCTGCGCCTCGTCCTGGACACCGGCGAACGGGTCGACGTGGTCGGTGACGGGCTGATCGGCCGCCGGCCGGATCCGCAACCGGGCATCGTGCACGTCGTCTGCGTCGACGACCCGGCCAGGTCCGTGTCGAAGGTGCACCTCGCCTTCGGCCTCGACGGCAGCGGCCCCGGCATGTTGTGGGTGACGGACCGCGGCTCGACCAACGGGTCGGTCGTCGTCAGCCCGTCCGGCGCGGAGTCGGCGTTGCCGCCCGGCGCGCGGGCGGTCGTCGGGGTCGGGTGGACGGTCCGTTTCGGCGAGCGTCGACTCACCGTCGAGCGGGTCTGA
- the eccCa gene encoding type VII secretion protein EccCa: MSFTAPQGARPAPPSVPSGKVVLQAPPEIQPSDGVSGMLANAIPMLGSVGSIVFVAMANPGPRGTLAAGMFLLASVGFIGVNGWRQRSQHQAAVVGARREYLAYLADLRGTVRHTARRQRDAALWASPDPRSLAAIAEERSRVWERRPGHPEFLRTRVGVGEQPLALELEAPETPPLAQLDPVAASAAHRFLVTHSVQQDIPLALDVQSVARIELIGPEAEARALARAVVTQLTTFHSPENLQVAVLAGARTAAEWEWVKWLPHAHSTRARDAVGPARLIGEALADIESLLAEGLRERPRFAANVQDAPLPHVLVVVDGGQVPVGNAILTSDGVLGVTVLELPERWDDLDDPSTLRFTVGAKATTGPRAGQVPAEVVRLGVAPSRLHVDQLSVAEAEAAARRLLPLHLDASTQGSEVAVSSELVDLLGLDDVRDLDLDVAWRPRLPRDRLRVPIGLTPQGQPVALDLKESAQQGMGPHGLIIGATGSGKSEVLRTLVLALALTHSPEDLNFVLVDFKGGATFAGMAGMPHVSAVITNLGEELTLVDRMQDALQGEMVRRQELLRAAGNFANVADYERARHTDRPDLAPLPALLIVCDEFSELLSAKPEFVDLFVAIGRLGRSLQMHLLLSSQRLEEGRLRGLESHLSYRIGLRTFSAQESRAVLGVPDAYELPGIPGVGYLKPDPTTMVQFRASYVSGPPKARRRQTGNAPGAPAGRARLETFSAAPVLGLRTTDEAVAPLPGAEPDETRATFDIAVQRMSGRGPAAHQVWLPPLIVPSTFDQLMPDLVVDPALGLVSPSWRGAGTLTIPLGIVDRPLEQRREHLAVQLAGASGHMAVVGGPRTGKSTLVRSVVTGLSLTNTPREVQFYVLDFGGGTFAPMARLPHVAGVAARSDADVVRRVVAEVEGIIDGRERYFRDYGIDSIETYRTRRAQGQVDDGYGDVFLVLDGWGTLRSEYDELELRVQAIAGRGLTFGVHLIASATRWMDFRSQVKDLFGTRIEMRLGDPMDSEIDRKVAVNVPTGRPGRALVTSKHHALTALPRIDGDGAADTLGAGVEHLVQAVADAWTGAPGPRLRLLPDQIGLDVVRTGAAPDATDRRLLLGIDESRLAPVAFDAAEEPHLYAFGDGGSGKSSFLRLVAAEIRRTHTPAQAQVFAVDLRRSLLGEIPDEYLAGYLTTQQQATTELTGLADYLRSRLPGPDVTPEQLRNRTWWSGAEVFVLVDDYDLVATSSGNPLAALAPLLAQARDVGLHLVLTRRSGGAGRAMYEPVLQSLRDLAAPGLVLSGDPEEGALVGGVRPTPSVPGRAHMVSRSAGHQVVQLAWSPPTL, encoded by the coding sequence ATGTCGTTCACGGCACCGCAGGGTGCACGCCCCGCACCCCCGTCCGTCCCGTCCGGCAAGGTCGTGCTGCAGGCGCCCCCCGAGATCCAACCGTCCGACGGTGTGTCCGGGATGCTCGCCAACGCGATCCCGATGCTCGGCTCCGTCGGCTCGATCGTGTTCGTGGCGATGGCCAACCCCGGACCCCGGGGCACGCTCGCCGCCGGCATGTTCCTGCTGGCCTCGGTCGGGTTCATCGGCGTCAACGGGTGGCGGCAGCGTTCGCAGCACCAGGCGGCCGTCGTCGGCGCCCGTCGCGAGTACCTGGCGTACCTGGCCGACCTGCGAGGGACGGTCCGGCACACCGCCCGCCGGCAGCGCGACGCAGCACTGTGGGCCTCGCCCGACCCCCGCTCGCTCGCCGCGATCGCCGAGGAACGTTCCCGCGTCTGGGAGCGTCGACCCGGGCACCCCGAGTTCCTGCGCACCCGTGTCGGCGTGGGCGAGCAGCCGCTGGCCCTCGAGCTGGAGGCCCCCGAGACCCCGCCGCTGGCCCAGCTCGACCCCGTGGCCGCGTCCGCCGCGCACCGGTTCCTCGTGACGCACAGCGTGCAGCAGGACATCCCGCTCGCGCTCGACGTGCAGTCCGTCGCGCGCATCGAGCTGATCGGCCCGGAGGCCGAGGCTCGCGCGCTGGCCCGCGCGGTCGTCACGCAGCTGACGACGTTCCACTCGCCGGAGAACCTGCAGGTGGCGGTGCTCGCCGGCGCCCGCACGGCAGCCGAGTGGGAGTGGGTGAAGTGGCTCCCGCACGCGCACTCCACCCGCGCGCGGGACGCCGTCGGGCCCGCACGGCTCATCGGCGAGGCCCTCGCCGACATCGAGTCGCTGCTGGCGGAGGGCCTGCGCGAACGCCCTCGCTTCGCCGCGAACGTGCAGGACGCACCGCTCCCGCACGTCCTCGTCGTGGTGGACGGCGGCCAGGTGCCGGTGGGCAACGCGATCCTCACCTCCGACGGCGTCCTCGGCGTCACCGTGCTCGAGCTCCCCGAGCGGTGGGACGACCTCGACGACCCCTCGACCCTGCGCTTCACGGTCGGCGCCAAGGCGACGACGGGCCCCCGCGCCGGGCAGGTCCCTGCCGAGGTCGTCCGGCTCGGCGTCGCACCCAGCCGCCTGCACGTCGACCAGCTGTCCGTCGCCGAGGCGGAGGCGGCCGCCCGCCGTCTGCTCCCGCTGCACCTCGACGCCAGCACGCAGGGCTCCGAGGTCGCCGTCTCGTCCGAGCTCGTCGACCTGCTCGGGCTGGACGACGTGCGCGACCTCGACCTGGACGTGGCCTGGCGCCCCCGGCTGCCCCGTGACCGGCTGCGGGTGCCGATCGGCCTCACGCCGCAGGGCCAGCCCGTCGCCCTCGACCTCAAGGAGTCGGCGCAGCAGGGCATGGGCCCGCACGGCCTCATCATCGGCGCGACCGGTTCCGGCAAGTCCGAGGTGCTGCGCACGCTGGTGCTCGCCCTGGCCCTCACGCACTCGCCCGAGGACCTCAACTTCGTCCTCGTCGACTTCAAGGGCGGCGCGACGTTCGCCGGCATGGCGGGCATGCCGCACGTCTCGGCGGTCATCACCAACCTCGGCGAGGAGCTCACGCTCGTCGACCGCATGCAGGACGCCCTGCAGGGCGAGATGGTCCGCCGCCAGGAGCTGCTGCGCGCCGCAGGGAACTTCGCGAACGTCGCCGACTACGAACGGGCCCGGCACACCGACCGCCCCGACCTGGCCCCACTGCCCGCGCTGCTCATCGTGTGCGACGAGTTCTCCGAGCTGCTGTCCGCCAAGCCGGAGTTCGTCGACCTGTTCGTCGCGATCGGCCGCCTGGGCCGGTCCCTGCAGATGCACCTGCTGCTCTCGAGCCAGCGGCTCGAGGAGGGCCGTCTGCGCGGCCTGGAGTCGCACCTGTCCTACCGGATCGGCCTGCGCACGTTCTCCGCGCAGGAGTCGCGGGCCGTGCTCGGTGTGCCCGACGCGTACGAGCTGCCCGGCATCCCCGGCGTCGGCTACCTCAAGCCGGACCCGACGACGATGGTCCAGTTCCGCGCCTCGTACGTGTCCGGACCGCCCAAGGCGCGGCGCCGTCAGACGGGCAACGCTCCGGGCGCACCCGCCGGCCGCGCGCGCCTGGAGACGTTCTCCGCCGCGCCCGTGCTCGGGCTGCGCACCACCGACGAGGCGGTCGCGCCGCTGCCCGGCGCCGAGCCCGACGAGACCCGGGCGACCTTCGACATCGCCGTCCAGCGCATGTCCGGACGCGGACCGGCCGCGCACCAGGTGTGGTTGCCTCCCCTGATCGTCCCCTCGACGTTCGACCAGCTGATGCCCGACCTCGTCGTCGACCCGGCACTGGGCCTGGTGTCGCCGTCATGGCGCGGAGCAGGGACGTTGACGATCCCGCTCGGCATCGTCGACCGACCGCTCGAGCAGCGGCGCGAGCACCTCGCGGTGCAACTCGCAGGGGCCTCCGGGCACATGGCCGTCGTCGGCGGCCCGCGCACCGGCAAGAGCACGCTCGTCCGCTCGGTCGTGACGGGCCTGTCCCTGACGAACACCCCGCGCGAGGTGCAGTTCTACGTGCTCGACTTCGGAGGCGGGACGTTCGCGCCGATGGCCCGCCTGCCGCACGTGGCGGGCGTCGCCGCCCGGTCCGACGCCGACGTGGTCCGACGGGTCGTCGCCGAGGTCGAGGGGATCATCGACGGCCGCGAGCGGTACTTCCGCGACTACGGGATCGACTCCATCGAGACCTACCGCACGCGCCGCGCCCAAGGGCAGGTCGACGACGGCTACGGCGACGTGTTCCTGGTGCTCGACGGCTGGGGGACGCTGCGCAGCGAGTACGACGAGCTCGAGCTGCGGGTGCAGGCGATCGCGGGGCGCGGCCTCACCTTCGGCGTGCACCTGATCGCCTCCGCCACGCGGTGGATGGACTTCCGCTCGCAGGTCAAGGACCTGTTCGGCACCCGCATCGAGATGCGGCTCGGCGACCCCATGGACTCCGAGATCGACCGCAAGGTCGCCGTGAACGTGCCGACCGGTCGACCGGGGCGTGCGCTCGTCACCTCGAAGCACCATGCGCTGACGGCCCTGCCGCGCATCGACGGCGACGGCGCCGCGGACACCCTCGGGGCCGGGGTCGAGCACCTCGTGCAGGCGGTCGCCGACGCGTGGACCGGCGCACCCGGACCGCGCCTGCGTCTGCTGCCGGACCAGATCGGACTCGACGTCGTCCGCACCGGCGCCGCACCGGACGCGACCGACCGTCGCCTGCTCCTCGGTATCGACGAGTCGCGCCTGGCCCCTGTCGCGTTCGACGCGGCCGAGGAGCCGCACCTGTACGCGTTCGGCGACGGCGGGTCCGGCAAGTCCAGCTTCCTGCGGCTGGTGGCCGCGGAGATCCGCCGCACGCACACCCCCGCACAGGCGCAGGTCTTCGCGGTCGACCTGCGGCGCTCCCTGCTCGGGGAGATCCCGGACGAGTACCTCGCGGGCTACCTGACGACGCAGCAGCAGGCCACGACCGAGCTCACCGGGCTGGCCGACTACCTGCGCAGCCGGCTGCCCGGGCCTGATGTGACCCCCGAGCAGCTGCGCAACCGGACCTGGTGGTCCGGTGCCGAGGTCTTCGTGCTGGTCGACGACTACGACCTCGTGGCCACCAGCTCGGGCAACCCCCTGGCGGCGCTCGCGCCGCTGCTCGCGCAGGCTCGCGACGTCGGTCTGCACCTGGTCCTCACCCGACGCTCGGGCGGGGCCGGACGGGCGATGTACGAGCCGGTCCTGCAGTCGCTGCGCGACCTGGCCGCCCCCGGGCTCGTGCTCTCCGGGGACCCGGAGGAGGGTGCCCTGGTCGGCGGTGTCCGGCCGACGCCGTCCGTCCCCGGCCGTGCCCACATGGTCAGCCGCTCGGCCGGTCACCAGGTCGTCCAGCTCGCCTGGAGCCCACCGACGCTCTGA
- the nuoN gene encoding NADH-quinone oxidoreductase subunit NuoN, translating into MSTFTAPTIAWAQLSPVVIVLLAAVLGVLVEAFVPAARRRVVQLVVAFLALAGSLVAVAALWNGTVDSGGTEVLGGSLVIDGPALALQGTIALLALIALLVIADRTETGEDAFAPSASAVPGSAYEELTRQHGLQQTEVFPLVLFATGGMLIFPATGDLLTLFVALEVLSLPLYLLTGMARRRRLLSQEASMKYFLLGAFASALMLFGIALLYGYSGSLRYSEIAAATADPTGLDALLVVGSLLVVSGLLFKIGAVPFHSWTPDVYQGAPTPITGFMGACTKVAAAGALLRFVYVVIPGLQWDLQGVLSAVAILTMLVGTVVALVQTDIKRMLAYSSIAHAGFLLTGVVALEESGVSAVIFYLLAYGAATVGAFGIVSVVREKVAGGGADDEDDEGTVLGEATHLSQWAGLGRTHPLVALSFTLFLLSFAGIPLTAGFIGKFTVFTAAVAGGAWPLAVVGVAASAAAAFFYVRIIVLMFFTAPATPSPAPEEEVLEAAVEQEVSQARALEAAAAGVATVAVTRVAPATTTTVVATEGFTAVAVTVCAALTILLGVFPSPVLELLDQAALFLP; encoded by the coding sequence GTGAGCACCTTCACCGCGCCCACCATCGCGTGGGCCCAGCTCAGCCCGGTCGTGATCGTGCTGCTGGCCGCCGTCCTCGGCGTGCTCGTCGAGGCGTTCGTCCCCGCCGCGCGCCGCCGCGTCGTCCAGCTCGTCGTGGCCTTCCTCGCGCTGGCCGGCTCGCTCGTGGCCGTGGCCGCGCTGTGGAACGGCACGGTCGACTCGGGCGGCACCGAGGTGCTCGGCGGCTCGCTCGTGATCGACGGCCCGGCGCTCGCGCTGCAGGGCACGATCGCCCTGCTCGCCCTGATCGCCCTGCTGGTGATCGCCGACCGCACCGAGACCGGTGAGGACGCGTTCGCGCCGTCGGCGTCGGCCGTCCCCGGCTCGGCCTACGAGGAGCTCACCCGCCAGCACGGCCTGCAGCAGACCGAGGTCTTCCCGCTCGTCCTGTTCGCGACCGGCGGCATGCTGATCTTCCCGGCCACGGGCGACCTGCTCACGCTGTTCGTCGCACTCGAGGTCCTCTCGCTCCCGCTGTACCTGCTGACCGGCATGGCCCGTCGCCGTCGCCTGCTCTCGCAGGAGGCGTCGATGAAGTACTTCCTGCTGGGTGCGTTCGCCTCGGCGCTCATGCTCTTCGGCATCGCGCTGCTCTACGGGTACTCCGGCTCGCTGCGGTACTCCGAGATCGCCGCGGCCACCGCCGACCCGACCGGGCTCGACGCGCTGCTCGTCGTCGGCTCGCTGCTCGTGGTCTCGGGCCTGCTGTTCAAGATCGGTGCGGTCCCGTTCCACTCCTGGACGCCCGACGTCTACCAGGGTGCGCCGACGCCGATCACCGGCTTCATGGGTGCGTGCACCAAGGTCGCCGCGGCCGGCGCGCTGCTGCGGTTCGTGTACGTGGTCATCCCCGGGCTGCAGTGGGACCTGCAGGGCGTGCTGTCCGCCGTCGCGATCCTGACCATGCTCGTCGGGACCGTCGTCGCGCTCGTGCAGACCGACATCAAGCGGATGCTCGCGTACTCCTCGATCGCGCACGCCGGCTTCCTGCTCACCGGTGTCGTCGCGCTCGAGGAGTCCGGTGTGAGCGCGGTGATCTTCTACCTGCTGGCCTACGGCGCGGCGACCGTCGGCGCGTTCGGCATCGTCTCGGTGGTCCGCGAGAAGGTCGCCGGTGGCGGTGCGGACGACGAGGACGACGAGGGCACCGTCCTCGGCGAGGCCACGCACCTGTCGCAGTGGGCCGGGCTCGGGCGCACCCACCCGCTGGTCGCCCTGTCGTTCACGCTCTTCCTGCTCTCGTTCGCGGGTATCCCGCTCACGGCAGGGTTCATCGGGAAGTTCACGGTCTTCACCGCGGCCGTCGCCGGAGGCGCCTGGCCGTTGGCCGTCGTCGGTGTCGCAGCCTCGGCTGCCGCCGCGTTCTTCTACGTCCGCATCATCGTCCTGATGTTCTTCACCGCCCCCGCGACGCCGAGCCCGGCACCGGAGGAGGAGGTGCTCGAGGCCGCCGTCGAGCAGGAGGTCTCGCAGGCGCGGGCCCTCGAGGCCGCCGCGGCGGGCGTGGCCACGGTTGCGGTCACCCGGGTCGCACCGGCGACCACGACGACCGTCGTCGCGACCGAGGGCTTCACGGCCGTCGCGGTCACGGTGTGCGCGGCGCTGACGATCCTGCTGGGGGTCTTCCCCTCCCCGGTGCTCGAGCTCCTCGACCAGGCGGCACTGTTCCTGCCCTGA
- a CDS encoding NADH-quinone oxidoreductase subunit M, with the protein MSSSFPWLTALVVLPLLGAVTLWVLPAGVRSRARGVALGFALAELALAVAALSAFDTSAAGTHQLAETHEWIPQLGVSYAVAVDGVGLALVLMSVLLVPLVILAAWREQGSDDAASDKLRRYLALVLLLEVFIVLVFAARDLFLFYVVFEAMLIPVYFMIGAYGGAQRRYAAVKFLLFGLAGGLVMLVAVIGLYLQGPGGSQGFLIDTLVGLPLDPTLEKWLFVGFFVAFAVKAPMFPVHTWLPDAAEQAPAGTSTLLVGVLDKVGTFGMLTLCLPLFPAASRWAAPVVIVLAVVSILYGALLALGQKDMFRLVAYTSVSHFGFIVLGIFAFTSTSIAGSSFYMVNHGFSTGALFLLVGFLVARRGSAQIADFGGLQKVVPVLAGTFLVAGLSALSLPGLSTFVSEFLVLVGTFARHPAASIVASLGVVLAAIYVLWLYQRVFTGPVRPGLEGTSDLAWRERWAVGPLIAVMLVLGFVPGPALTLVREPAHHTLEQVGVDDVPAVVSATSVEGTDE; encoded by the coding sequence ATGTCGTCCTCCTTCCCCTGGCTGACCGCCCTGGTCGTCCTGCCGCTGCTCGGAGCGGTGACGCTGTGGGTCCTGCCCGCCGGTGTGCGGTCCCGGGCGCGCGGTGTCGCGCTCGGCTTCGCCCTGGCCGAGCTGGCCCTCGCCGTCGCTGCGCTGAGCGCGTTCGACACCTCCGCGGCCGGCACCCACCAGCTCGCCGAGACCCACGAGTGGATCCCGCAGCTCGGCGTCTCCTACGCGGTCGCGGTCGACGGCGTGGGCCTCGCGCTCGTGCTCATGTCCGTGCTGCTCGTGCCGCTGGTGATCCTGGCCGCGTGGCGCGAGCAGGGCAGCGACGACGCCGCCTCCGACAAGCTGCGCCGGTACCTGGCCCTCGTGCTGCTGCTCGAGGTGTTCATCGTGCTGGTCTTCGCCGCGCGCGACCTGTTCCTCTTCTACGTCGTCTTCGAGGCGATGCTCATCCCGGTCTACTTCATGATCGGCGCGTACGGCGGGGCCCAGCGGCGGTACGCCGCGGTCAAGTTCCTGCTCTTCGGCCTCGCCGGCGGGCTCGTGATGCTCGTCGCGGTCATCGGCCTGTACCTGCAGGGGCCGGGGGGTTCGCAGGGCTTCCTCATCGACACCCTCGTCGGTCTGCCGCTCGACCCGACGCTGGAGAAGTGGCTGTTCGTCGGCTTCTTCGTCGCGTTCGCCGTCAAGGCTCCGATGTTCCCGGTGCACACCTGGCTGCCCGACGCGGCCGAGCAGGCACCGGCGGGCACCTCGACGCTGCTGGTCGGCGTGCTGGACAAGGTCGGCACGTTCGGGATGCTGACGCTGTGCCTGCCGCTGTTCCCCGCGGCCTCCCGCTGGGCGGCGCCGGTCGTCATCGTGCTGGCCGTCGTGTCGATCCTCTACGGGGCGCTGCTGGCCCTCGGGCAGAAGGACATGTTCCGGCTCGTCGCGTACACCTCGGTGTCGCACTTCGGCTTCATCGTCCTGGGCATCTTCGCGTTCACCTCGACGTCGATCGCCGGCTCGTCGTTCTACATGGTCAACCACGGGTTCTCCACGGGTGCGCTGTTCCTGCTGGTCGGGTTCCTGGTGGCACGGCGGGGCTCGGCGCAGATCGCCGACTTCGGCGGGCTGCAGAAGGTCGTCCCGGTCCTCGCGGGGACGTTCCTGGTCGCCGGTCTGTCGGCGCTCTCGCTGCCCGGCCTGTCGACGTTCGTCAGCGAGTTCCTCGTCCTGGTCGGCACGTTCGCCCGGCACCCCGCCGCGTCGATCGTCGCCAGCCTGGGCGTCGTGCTGGCCGCGATCTACGTGCTCTGGCTCTACCAGCGGGTCTTCACCGGTCCGGTCCGCCCGGGTCTCGAGGGCACGAGCGACCTGGCCTGGCGCGAGCGCTGGGCCGTCGGGCCGCTGATCGCCGTCATGCTCGTGCTCGGCTTCGTCCCGGGCCCTGCGCTCACCCTGGTGCGCGAACCCGCGCACCACACGCTCGAGCAGGTCGGCGTCGACGACGTCCCCGCCGTCGTGTCCGCCACCTCGGTCGAAGGGACTGACGAGTGA
- a CDS encoding polyprenyl synthetase family protein, which translates to MTSALALPLADPELAARLTDRLTVVEERLRDAVTHTDPLADDASRHLVNAGGKRLRPLLTLLTAELGDGARREVLDAAVVVELTHLATLYHDDVMDSAPLRRGAPSAHEVWGNSVAILTGDLLFARASTTVAGLGPDAVRIQAQTFERLCLGQLHETVGPRPDEDPIVHYLQVLADKTASLIATSARFGAMFSGCRPDVVEIVTEFGEKLGVAFQLADDVIDLTSDGAVTGKTPGTDLRERVPTLPALLLRARAARPDAGAEDLRVLALLDGDLSGDDQLAEAVAALRTHPVVEETRRRAVALARAAVLELEPLPGGPVKDALMSFAQTLVDRTA; encoded by the coding sequence GTGACCTCCGCACTCGCCCTGCCGCTCGCCGACCCCGAGCTCGCCGCCCGGTTGACGGACCGGCTCACGGTCGTCGAGGAGCGGCTGCGCGACGCCGTCACCCACACCGACCCGCTCGCCGACGACGCCTCGCGTCACCTGGTGAACGCGGGCGGCAAGCGTCTGCGACCGCTGCTCACCCTGCTGACCGCCGAGCTCGGCGACGGTGCGCGCCGCGAGGTGCTCGACGCGGCCGTGGTCGTCGAGCTCACGCACCTGGCCACGCTCTACCACGACGACGTCATGGACTCGGCGCCGCTGCGCCGCGGGGCTCCTTCCGCGCATGAGGTCTGGGGCAACTCGGTCGCCATCCTCACAGGCGACCTGCTGTTCGCCCGTGCGTCCACGACCGTCGCGGGCCTGGGCCCCGACGCGGTCCGGATCCAGGCGCAGACCTTCGAGCGCCTGTGCCTGGGCCAGCTGCACGAGACCGTGGGCCCGCGCCCCGACGAGGACCCGATCGTGCACTACCTGCAGGTGCTCGCCGACAAGACCGCCTCGCTCATCGCCACCTCGGCGCGGTTCGGCGCGATGTTCTCCGGCTGCCGGCCCGACGTCGTGGAGATCGTCACGGAGTTCGGCGAGAAGCTCGGCGTCGCCTTCCAGCTGGCCGACGACGTCATCGACCTCACCTCGGACGGTGCGGTGACCGGCAAGACGCCGGGCACCGACCTGCGCGAGCGCGTCCCCACGCTGCCGGCACTGCTGCTCCGTGCACGCGCAGCACGGCCCGACGCCGGCGCGGAGGACCTGCGGGTGCTCGCGCTGCTCGACGGTGACCTGTCGGGCGACGACCAGCTGGCCGAGGCCGTGGCCGCGCTGCGCACGCACCCGGTCGTCGAGGAGACGCGCCGTCGCGCCGTCGCGCTCGCCCGCGCGGCCGTCCTCGAGCTCGAGCCGCTGCCGGGCGGTCCCGTGAAGGACGCCCTGATGTCCTTCGCGCAGACGCTGGTCGACCGCACCGCGTGA